The Methanofollis sp. nucleotide sequence GGCATAGTGGGTCTCGCCGCGCGCCAGGGCGTCGGAGCAGGCCTGCACGATATGTTCGGGTGTGGCGAAGTCGGGTTCGCCGATGGAGAGGCTGATCACGTCGATCCCTTCCCTCTTCATCTTTTTTGCGGCGTCGGTGATCTCGATCGTCGCCGACGGGGCGACGGCACCGATCTTTTCCGAGAGGGCCCTCATCCTAATCTCTGCACCATCTTCACGGCAGATTCAACGGCGCGCTTCGCGTAGTCGATCCGCTCGTTGGCTTCCATGCGGGTCATGCCGGGCCCGGAGATGCCGAGGGCGACCGGCTTGTTGTACTCGAGGGAGAGGTCGATGATCTTCCGGGCGGCGTGCTGGACAACGATCTCGTCGTGCTGGGTCGCGCCCTCGATGACGCAGCCGATCGTGACGACGGCGTCGACCTTC carries:
- the ribH gene encoding 6,7-dimethyl-8-ribityllumazine synthase, which produces MAIKLGFVVAEFNRDITYMMEIEGREHAKFLGAEVTECFYVPGAYDMPLAIKKLLSEGKVDAVVTIGCVIEGATQHDEIVVQHAARKIIDLSLEYNKPVALGISGPGMTRMEANERIDYAKRAVESAVKMVQRLG